TTGGTTCTAAGGTTAAAATTCAGGTTTCAAAATCAAACTCTTcctgtatctttccatttattaccTATGAGCATTGGTAAGTTAgtttctctgagcttcattttctctgtaaaatggggataatacctacctcatagagtAAATGATTAGGATAAAAAACTAGATGTAAGTTTTTAGCACATAGCCTGACATTTATTGAACTCcaattgtaattattttcttctctgtgagacTCAATCATCCTAGACCAGTTTGATAGATGTGGTAGCATATTGTAGTTGAATTATTAGTGTGGATTGTGAAGTTCTTAGAATGCATTCCTGAATGACTTTTCCTATTAAGCTTCTTCTTAAACTTGAGACATTAGTTGAATCTCTGCATTTTGCAGTCATCAGAGCTAGTTTCTTGTGTTCAATGGGCTTTATTAAGTTTCAGCTGTGGAGAATTAGTTTTTCTGACCCAAATCTGACAGATTGTCTCAAAAGAAAACTATTCCTTTATCCAACATATAGTTCAAATACGagtgttactctttttttttttttttttctttttttttcctttttttcactgccccatagcatatggagttgctgggccagggatttgatctcagctgcagttgggacctatgccccaggtgtgacaacactggatccttaatttggTGTTCTagcccagggattgaagctgcatctcagtgctccagagatgctgcctgtCATGTTGTGCCACGGAGGAACTCCAGCGTTACTCTCTAATAGTAAAAATGTAATAGTATTTGTTGTTTATGCTGTCCGATCTTTGAAGCATGGTGAGCATTCATACCCAAAAGATGGAAATACATCTGTCTCTAAGGATACTGCACATTTCTGACTTCATGCAAAGTAATATGCTAAGGACTTCTGGTACTGCCTTTTGTAATCAGTAGTTTCTACATAGGTgtaaaatgtatgttttcatcTTGTTTAAATGGGAAAGAAGCCtacttctttttccattatggaaTTATTTAAGCTAGCTAGGCTTTTGATCAGATTTTATCTTCAAACTTGGCCACTTCAGGAATAAGAGCAATACTTAGTTGCAGCTAGATATATTTAGGATGTGtgttatatatagaaataaaatttatttggtttattttaataGGAAGTACAATATTTTGATTGGTAAAGGTaacatatcttggagttcccgttgtggtgcagtggttaacaaatctgactaggaaccatgagattgcgggttcagtccctggccttgctcagtggattaaggatctggcgttgccgtgagctgtggtgtaggttgcagacaaggcttggatctggcgttgctgtggctctgattggacccctagcctgggaacctccatataccgcgggaggcagccctagaaaaggcaaaaagacaaataaataaataaataaaagatagcaTATCTTACTAAGGCAAAAGCCACACAAGAAATACTTATGTTTAAAGATTTTGTTATTAAGTAATCAATTCCTAATTATCTAAGGATAGTTCTTCAGATAGTCAGCATTTCCCGCCTAAAGTGTTTCCAGATGGCAGTTCATCAGACATGTAATATTCTCACCTCCTGAAATCTTATTCTGAGGTGTTTGTTTTATGGTGTTTTGGGGTGTCTTTCTAAGTCTTCCAGCTATTGCATTATAGTTAGATGTGAGAATTCTTTACCCCAGTAAGGACCACAAAAACCGTGGTGGCTCAGTGCCAGGGCACTGCTGGGGTTCTGCTATTTCCTGATCTCCATTAAGTGGGTCAGTATGAGACATGAGCAATTTTTTTTAGAACCAATTAGGCCAATATTTAAATTGGTTATTATTGCTTGCCATGACCTTGAACACAAGGACAAAAAATTTTTCCCTACTGAAGCCAATCACCACATCTTCAGACTCTACTAAACTTCATTTAGACCTCTTCTCTCTTGTTTCATCTCAGTGTTGAGAAAATGAGAACTGCAATATGATTCAAGAGGTCATGGTGATAAATCCGCCTTTtcttttatccattcctttgccCTTCTCTTTTGGCTATTCTTCGTTTCTCTTTTCACCTCCTTACTCTTGCTTTAGTGTTCTTTTCTGTCCCTCTCTTTTTGTGccctttttcatgtgtgtgtgtgtctgtgtgtgtgttagtaAAAGAAAGGCTCAGTCTGTGTCCTTGGCTTTTCACTGGCCTGTTGAAATCTAGGATGCTAACTAAGCTTCCTTTTATGCACCTAACAgaaacaaatggagaaaagattaaaattatgGTTATTCTTACTTGttctctttatatgtttttgTTAGGTTGAACTCTATGGTGTTGTCAGTATTGTTTTGATCTACAGAAATGGATTGaaccttatttttctcttagcAGGCTGGAGCAAAAGCAGGATTTGGAAATAGAGTGGATGAGAGCCCTAAGCAGGAGCATTGGATATTCCCCAGAGGTTCTGGTATAGATAACTGGGTAGGTCAGAGTGTTGTCACAGTGCAGTACCATTGACCGAAATTGAGAAAACTGAGAAGCAtgtgttgtctttgtttttaagggGAAGGcttggtggggggagagggaagcatACACAGTCAGTTGTGCTTTGGGGCGTAGTGGGACGTGTTCAAGTGGCTAGTAGACCCTTGGAAAGACGGACTTGTAAACAGAGGAGAGTGTTGCCATGTGGGTGGCACTTGAAGCATGAATGTGAATGAGGCTGCTCTGTGCACGTGTAGAGTAAGAACAGAGCCTCTGGCTAATCTTGAGGACTGGAAAGTGGATCATTGCAAGGAAAACTCAGCTAAGGGCACACATAGAGAGTGTATTCATCATTTTAGAATGATTCATTAGTATGTTAACATTAAGGATTAACTATGTTGCCTTGGAAGTTCTATTTCACATCTGACTCACTTGCATATTAATGTGTTAAAGCACAAGCTAGaggttttcctgttttctctaaGAAATTAAACCATTCTACTGTTTGTATCTGTGGATGAATGAATATAAACTCTATAGCTTGAGAGTGTTGTGGGACCTACCTACCCTCtaatatgtctttctttttttgaagtaatACATTGCATTTAAACTGTGTGTCACATGGACAGCCATGACAGTTGTTACCATTGCTATTGTCTTAAAGTGTTAGTTTTCTGTGTTCTATCTGGACCACTCTGCCTGCCTCACTAGTCCCAGAATCCTTTGGATTAAAGCCTTGCCAGGGACTGTTCCACATGAAACAGATTCTGCAGGCAGCATGATGCCAGGAAGTACAGTAGTACTGTGTGCTTGAGGTAGCAATGCATGGTCATAGTCCTATAAATGATGACTTGAGCTTAAAAACCACATtcaacttgggagttcctattgtggctcagcagtaatgaatctgactaatatccaggaggacatgggtttattccctggcctcgatcaggggttaaggatttggtgctgttctgaactgtggtgtaggtcgcagaggttgCTCAAATCCCAGatggctgtagctgtgatataggccggcagctgtagctccgattcaacccctaggttgggaacttccatacgctgtaggcatggccctaaaaagccaaacaaatgaataaacaaaatacacacaaaaaacttTGACTATTTCAGCAATGGGCAGTTGTTTTGATCTGGAATTTAAAAGGATTTCTTCCTTGAAGTGTAGGCAGCATACCCTTAAGTGACACATATTTTAGGATATATTTGAATAGCTTGTGGTAAATTTGTGTTGAATATTTTCTTACAAATATAAGCACtttctctgtatttcctttttgtgCTTTATTTAAAGTACTGTTAAGGAATGCCATTATTTACTAATTCCCATAAACAAGGCTCCCCCTGCAAACACACTGTCACAGGCAGTATCATTTTAGGTTTCCTCTGTTTCTCCTAGAATTCTTCAGCTCTTAATGCATGAAAGGTGAATCAATTATTCATTCTTTATTCAGCAACCATTTATTGataacaaaagaagcaagaaagtcAGGTAATAAGTTCCATAGTAAAATGGggtttttcaaaaatattgagTGAAAGAGCAAATTGCAGCAAAGATAATGTGATGCcattaaatacatatacacatggttatatacatataaatgtgatTTCTTAATCATAggatttctttaaatgaaaaactgaagcAAATATGATAAAATGTTCCTATCTGTTAAATATGGGTAATGTGTTtgaatgtctgttttcttttttctctacttctttgTACATATGAAGTATTTCATAattaagcatttttaattttttcattagtaAAACAGGCAATATGATAGGGGGTGATAGGTTACCTAAGGTTGGTTGATCAGAGACGGTCTCTCTGGGGAGGTAACATATTGAGATCTGACTATCAGGGAGGAGTTACCCAGAAAAGGTGGAGAAAGTATCCCAGGCAAAGAAACCTGTGCTCTAGTCCTGGGACAGAAGCAAGCATGCACATTTAAGGGAAGAGGCCTTTTTTGCTTACCTGGTTGTAAACCCACAGTTATGCTGTGCGGGTAAATGGCCATTTGGCCTCTGGATACTTGAAGGAAGCTCACCATTTTCAGATGTATCTTACTCCTATACAGAGTTGTTCCGTGCAGGGCTTTCACACTAATGGTAATAATGATATATCACATGCACACAGAAGCTGGCCTGAAGGGTCTCTCAGTGGTCTAGTTGGGGACAGTTTGAACCTTAACAAGAACTTAAGTGATCAAgaattcccatcgtagctcagcagaaatgaatctgactagcatccatgaggacacagcttcgatccctgcctcgctcactgggttaaggatccagtgttgctgtgagcggtggtgtaggttgcagatgcagctcagatcccacgttgatgtgtcTGTGGCAGAGGTCGGGAgttgcagctctgagtcaacccctagcctgggaacctccatatgccgtgggtatatatggccctaaaaagacaaaaaacaaacaaaaaaatgatcaaaCTTGCTGTTATGAGACTTCTTAATGTAATACTGTAAGAAGTACCCAGGATCACCTGAAATATATCCCTGATAACAATGCTAAACTGGAATTTAATCATGAAACAACTAGAAAAACCTGGAATATGAGACATTTTACGAGACAACTGGCCTGAACTCTTCAAAAAATGTATATCCCCTTCCATGAGAGGCAACCTGGTGTGGTGGTAAAGGCACAAGTCCCTGAAGCCAAGGTGCTGAGGTGCACATTCCAGCTCCACAGCTTACACGCTGCTGCTGCCTGAGAAGCACATCTCCAGAATGCCTACTGGGAACCTctgttagttttctattgttaCTACAACAATTTACTGCAAACTCTGTGGCTGGAAACAACACAAACTTATTATatgtcagaagtccaaaatgggtctcaatggactaaaatcaagatgttagcAGGGCTGTACTTCCATGTGGAGGCTCTAAAGGAGgcctttttcctgccttttctgctTTCTAAAAGGCTTTTTGCCCCAAACAAACAGCAGTATGTCCAGAACCTTTCTTCCACAGTAATATCCCTCTGACTGTCATATCTGGGCctccttctatttttaaagacaCTGGTGATGACTCTGGGCCCACACAGATAATCCAGaccaatttccttattttatttgtttatttgtttattttgctttttagggccatgttcgtggcatatggaagttcccagtctaggggtcaaagcggagctacagctgccggcctacaccacagctgcagcaactccagatcctagctgcatctgtgacctacaccacagctcatggcaactcgggatccctgacccatggagtgaggccagagatcaaacctgcatcttcatggataccaattgggttcattctgctgtaccacaatgggaactcctgatttccttaTTTTGAGGTTAACTGATTAGCAGCCTTAATTCCATCTACAGTCTCAATTCCTCTTGGCCATGTAACCTAATACATTCATAGGTTCCTGGGATTAAGGCATGAACATCTTTGAGGGACCATTTTTCTGCCCACACATCTGTGTTTGTATTCTATAGGTGTATAAGACAGCTGGGGCCAGGAAGAGATGATTCCAAAGTGTAGATCCTAGCTCATGCTGAAGACTATGAGTAGGACTAGTGATTGGGTTTGAGCCGAAAGGAATCACTGAGCAGTGTAtgttcatgttttttaaattctcttactGTCATAACCATATATGGTAGATTCAGTATTCAGAAAGTGGTTGAATTAGGAGGCAGCTGAGTTTTCATTACATCATGATTGAAAtattagaatttatttcttttgttttatgccAGCCCTCACAGGGAAATGTTCTTGATTTAATTACAATGTAGAGATGCTTTgggtttaattttaatgtttgctTTATTACAGATTTTTACCACCCTTGGATACACTCCTGATATGGAGAAGATGGAGGAACAATTTGCTAATTTGAACATTGTTAAACGTTCCTCAGAAACTAAAGAACCTACTTATCTGCTTGGCATAGACACATCAAAGACCATATCAGCAGAAAAAGGAAGCTTGGTTGCTGTTTTATGTTCTAGTGGATCAATCCGAATATATGATAAAGAAAGGTTAAACATACTACGAGAATTTAGAGGGTATCCTGGACTTAATGGAGTCAAGTTTGCCAGTTCCCATGACAGCGTGTATTCATCCTGTGCTGATGGCACTGTAAAATGTTGGGATGCTCGATTAGCCAGTAATAAACCTGTCCAGCTGTTCAAGGGTTACCCTTCcaatatttttatcagttttgaTATCAGCTGTAATGATCATATCATTTGTGCTGGTACAGAAAAGGTTGATGATGATGCATTGTTGGTATTTTGGGATGCAAGAATTAATTCTCAAGGCTTGTCTGCTCCTAAAGACCCATTAGGTGCATATTCAGAGACACACAGTGATGATATCACTCAAGTATGTTTCCATCCCAGAGACCCTAACATGGTTGTCTCAGGTTCAACTGATGGCTTGGTAAACGTATTTGACATCAGTGCTGATAATGAAGAAG
The Sus scrofa isolate TJ Tabasco breed Duroc chromosome 1, Sscrofa11.1, whole genome shotgun sequence DNA segment above includes these coding regions:
- the WDR89 gene encoding WD repeat-containing protein 89, with the protein product MEKMEEQFANLNIVKRSSETKEPTYLLGIDTSKTISAEKGSLVAVLCSSGSIRIYDKERLNILREFRGYPGLNGVKFASSHDSVYSSCADGTVKCWDARLASNKPVQLFKGYPSNIFISFDISCNDHIICAGTEKVDDDALLVFWDARINSQGLSAPKDPLGAYSETHSDDITQVCFHPRDPNMVVSGSTDGLVNVFDISADNEEDALVTTCNSVSSVSSIGWSGKDYKQIYCMTHDEGFCWWDLNHLDTDEPITRLNIQDVRQVINVKEGVLDYLIGGLYHEKTDRLFVVGGTNQGIIHIMSCTASGLVHVTSLQGGHAATVRSFCWNMQDDSLLTGGEDAQLLLWKPGATEKTFTKKDSMKIASSVYQRVRVHSNDSYKRRKKQ